One window of the Phalacrocorax aristotelis chromosome 19, bGulAri2.1, whole genome shotgun sequence genome contains the following:
- the HES4 gene encoding transcription factor HES-4 isoform X2 yields the protein MPADTGMEKPTASPIAGAPANASHTPDKPRSASEHRKVNGGCRSGSSSGDAGWRRARGRAESSKPIMEKRRRARINESLGQLKTLILDALKKDSSRHSKLEKADILEMTVKHLRNLQRAQMTAALSADPTVLGKYRAGFNECMNEVTRFLSTCEGVNTDVRTRLLSHLSACLGQIVAMNYPPPPPSSQPAHLAQQPLHVQLPPAAAGAVPVPCKLNPAEALSPKVYGGFQLVPATDGQFAFLIPNPAFPPSSGPVIPLYANANVPVSAGSGSGNAAATPSASPVQGLTSFGGSIVSASQAGSPIGERSESVWRPW from the exons ATGCCCGCCGATACGGGCATGGAGAAACCGACCGCTTCCCCCATCGCGGGGGCACCGGCCAACGCCAGCCACACGCCGGACAAACCGCGGAGTGCTAGCGAGCACCGGAAGGTAAATGGCGGGTGCCGATCGGGGAGCAGCAGCGGCGATGCTGGATGGCGGCGAGCCCGCGGCCGTGCTGAG TCCTCCAAGCCCATCATGGAGAAACGGCGCCGGGCGCGGATCAACGAGAGCCTGGGGCAGCTGAAGACCCTCATCCTGGACGCGCTGAAGAAGGAC AGCTCCCGGCACTCCAAGCTGGAGAAGGCGGACATCCTGGAGATGACCGTCAAACACCTGCGAAACCTGCAGCGGGCACAGATGACGG CCGCTCTCAGCGCCGACCCCACCGTCCTTGGCAAGTACCGGGCTGGATTCAACGAGTGCATGAACGAGGTGACAAGGTTCCTGTCCACCTGCGAAGGGGTGAACACCGACGTGCGTACCCGACTCCTCAGTCACCTCTCGGCTTGCCTGGGTCAGATCGTGGCCATGAACtacccgccgccgccgccgtccaGCCAGCCCGCACATCTGGCGCAGCAGCCTCTGCACGTCCAGCTGCCCCCCGCAGCAGCCGGAGCTGTGCCCGTGCCCTGCAAACTGAACCCTGCTGAAGCCCTGTCCCCCAAAGTCTACGGGGGCTTCCAGCTCGTCCCTGCTACCGACGGCCAGTTTGCTTTTCTCATCCCGAACCCGGCTTTCCCTCCCAGCTCCGGACCAGTTATTCCCCTGTACGCCAACGCCAACGTGCCGGTGTCCGCAGGCAGCGGCTCGGGGAACGCGGCCGCCACCCCGTCAGCATCCCCGGTGCAGGGCTTGACATCATTTGGGGGCAGCATTGTTTCGGCGTCCCAGGCGGGAAGTCCCATCGGAGAGCGCAGTGAATCGGTGTGGAGGCCTTGGTGA
- the HES4 gene encoding transcription factor HES-4 isoform X1 produces MPADTGMEKPTASPIAGAPANASHTPDKPRSASEHRKSSKPIMEKRRRARINESLGQLKTLILDALKKDSSRHSKLEKADILEMTVKHLRNLQRAQMTAALSADPTVLGKYRAGFNECMNEVTRFLSTCEGVNTDVRTRLLSHLSACLGQIVAMNYPPPPPSSQPAHLAQQPLHVQLPPAAAGAVPVPCKLNPAEALSPKVYGGFQLVPATDGQFAFLIPNPAFPPSSGPVIPLYANANVPVSAGSGSGNAAATPSASPVQGLTSFGGSIVSASQAGSPIGERSESVWRPW; encoded by the exons ATGCCCGCCGATACGGGCATGGAGAAACCGACCGCTTCCCCCATCGCGGGGGCACCGGCCAACGCCAGCCACACGCCGGACAAACCGCGGAGTGCTAGCGAGCACCGGAAG TCCTCCAAGCCCATCATGGAGAAACGGCGCCGGGCGCGGATCAACGAGAGCCTGGGGCAGCTGAAGACCCTCATCCTGGACGCGCTGAAGAAGGAC AGCTCCCGGCACTCCAAGCTGGAGAAGGCGGACATCCTGGAGATGACCGTCAAACACCTGCGAAACCTGCAGCGGGCACAGATGACGG CCGCTCTCAGCGCCGACCCCACCGTCCTTGGCAAGTACCGGGCTGGATTCAACGAGTGCATGAACGAGGTGACAAGGTTCCTGTCCACCTGCGAAGGGGTGAACACCGACGTGCGTACCCGACTCCTCAGTCACCTCTCGGCTTGCCTGGGTCAGATCGTGGCCATGAACtacccgccgccgccgccgtccaGCCAGCCCGCACATCTGGCGCAGCAGCCTCTGCACGTCCAGCTGCCCCCCGCAGCAGCCGGAGCTGTGCCCGTGCCCTGCAAACTGAACCCTGCTGAAGCCCTGTCCCCCAAAGTCTACGGGGGCTTCCAGCTCGTCCCTGCTACCGACGGCCAGTTTGCTTTTCTCATCCCGAACCCGGCTTTCCCTCCCAGCTCCGGACCAGTTATTCCCCTGTACGCCAACGCCAACGTGCCGGTGTCCGCAGGCAGCGGCTCGGGGAACGCGGCCGCCACCCCGTCAGCATCCCCGGTGCAGGGCTTGACATCATTTGGGGGCAGCATTGTTTCGGCGTCCCAGGCGGGAAGTCCCATCGGAGAGCGCAGTGAATCGGTGTGGAGGCCTTGGTGA